In Deltaproteobacteria bacterium, the following proteins share a genomic window:
- a CDS encoding HTTM domain-containing protein has product MSLEIAVRWSEMLLALAFIQQSIEHLSAPGTERWLFATRLALALLLLIGLQPSWALGAMLLLSLAILHRFDGPYNGGSDRMSLLLLICLLLSHLAPTPHWQEIALGYLSVQLLPSYTIAGWVKLANPDWRSGQALKDVFEFSVYPVSESIRAWAGSPRLLFGLSWTMMLFEILFPLGLLNATGLMAVLSLAALFHLINGGIFGLNRFLWSWIAAYPCLIWFQQRVFGG; this is encoded by the coding sequence ATGAGCCTGGAAATCGCCGTGCGCTGGAGCGAGATGCTCTTGGCGCTCGCTTTCATACAGCAGAGTATCGAGCATCTATCCGCACCTGGAACCGAGCGCTGGTTGTTTGCCACGCGGTTAGCGCTGGCACTTTTGTTATTGATTGGTTTGCAACCAAGCTGGGCGCTAGGCGCGATGCTGCTTTTGAGTCTAGCGATTCTCCATCGCTTCGACGGCCCCTACAACGGCGGCAGCGATCGCATGAGTTTGTTGCTGTTGATCTGTTTACTGCTATCGCATCTGGCGCCGACGCCACATTGGCAAGAAATCGCCCTTGGCTATTTGTCAGTGCAGTTGCTGCCGTCGTACACAATCGCCGGGTGGGTGAAACTTGCCAATCCCGACTGGCGCAGCGGCCAGGCCCTGAAAGACGTCTTTGAATTTTCTGTTTATCCAGTCAGCGAAAGCATCCGCGCCTGGGCAGGCTCCCCAAGGCTGTTGTTCGGGTTGTCCTGGACGATGATGCTATTTGAAATTCTTTTTCCGCTGGGGTTGCTCAACGCCACGGGGTTAATGGCCGTGTTGTCACTGGCAGCGCTGTTTCATCTGATCAACGGCGGTATCTTCGGCCTCAATCGCTTTCTCTGGAGCTGGATTGCGGCCTATCCTTGTCTGATCTGGTTTCAACAACGGGTGTTCGGCGGATGA
- a CDS encoding D-aminoacylase, with translation MQEFDLVIHGGRVIDGTGNPWFYNDIGIKDGKIAAIGKIAPEAGKRAISAKGYVVTPGYIDMHTHSDQPIIHDGNAESKVRQGVTLDIIGESQTVAPLAGEVLEEYRLEHRKRNFIETDWTDFTGYFDRVMRGGVSINFASGVSPQQVKRVVCGFKERPATAAEQEQMNRLVAHAMEQGALGLTAAWHAKGPEYPGEVVEMAKVAKRYGGYYGVHVGSEGFDMMEELAKMLRVARESRIPVHVYHLKMRAKANWGRIRQVIQQLEEARGEGLEITANQYPYTAMQHPWRRLFPRWVQDAPVQETISQFKNPDYRARVVSDPEFNQYVDEHGGWEGIVAARMDGEKIKKFEGMTIAEIAKIRESDPVSTCFDLIHEEGSFIHGVHHTMNEDDVKTVMRMPWISIGSDGSALNQKFPGKPHPRSFGTNPRVLGKYTRDEKVLTVEDAVRKMTSLPAQVLGLKDRGLLREGYWADVVLFDPDTVADRATYDEPKQYPKGIDYVLVNGTVVIENGHHTGARPGRAIYGPGRVA, from the coding sequence ATGCAAGAATTCGATCTTGTCATTCACGGCGGGCGCGTCATCGACGGCACCGGCAACCCTTGGTTCTACAACGATATTGGCATCAAAGACGGCAAGATCGCGGCCATCGGCAAGATCGCGCCGGAGGCTGGCAAACGAGCGATTTCCGCCAAGGGCTACGTCGTCACGCCCGGCTACATCGACATGCACACACACAGCGACCAGCCGATCATTCACGACGGCAACGCCGAGAGCAAAGTGCGCCAGGGTGTCACGCTCGATATTATCGGCGAAAGCCAAACCGTCGCGCCGTTGGCGGGCGAGGTGCTGGAGGAGTATCGTCTCGAACATCGCAAGCGCAATTTCATCGAAACCGACTGGACCGACTTTACCGGCTACTTCGATCGGGTGATGCGCGGCGGCGTGTCAATCAATTTTGCCTCCGGCGTTTCGCCGCAACAGGTTAAGCGCGTGGTCTGCGGCTTCAAAGAACGGCCGGCGACTGCCGCAGAGCAAGAGCAGATGAATCGCTTGGTCGCGCATGCGATGGAACAGGGCGCGCTCGGATTGACCGCCGCATGGCACGCCAAAGGACCCGAGTATCCCGGCGAAGTCGTCGAGATGGCCAAGGTTGCCAAGCGCTACGGCGGCTACTACGGCGTGCATGTCGGCAGCGAAGGCTTTGACATGATGGAGGAGCTGGCCAAGATGCTGCGGGTGGCGCGCGAGTCGCGCATTCCCGTGCATGTCTATCACTTGAAAATGCGCGCCAAGGCCAACTGGGGTCGGATTCGCCAGGTGATTCAACAATTGGAAGAAGCGCGGGGCGAAGGCTTGGAGATCACCGCCAATCAGTATCCCTATACCGCGATGCAGCACCCGTGGCGCCGGCTATTTCCGCGCTGGGTGCAGGACGCACCGGTGCAGGAGACCATCAGTCAATTCAAAAATCCCGACTACCGTGCCCGAGTCGTCAGTGATCCCGAGTTCAACCAGTACGTCGATGAGCATGGCGGCTGGGAAGGCATCGTCGCGGCGCGCATGGACGGCGAAAAGATCAAAAAGTTCGAAGGGATGACCATCGCCGAGATCGCCAAGATCCGTGAGAGCGATCCGGTGTCGACCTGCTTCGATCTCATCCACGAAGAGGGCAGCTTCATTCACGGCGTGCACCACACCATGAACGAAGACGACGTGAAGACCGTTATGCGCATGCCGTGGATATCGATTGGTTCCGATGGCAGCGCCTTGAATCAGAAATTTCCCGGAAAGCCCCACCCGCGCAGCTTTGGCACCAATCCCCGAGTGCTTGGCAAATACACCCGCGATGAAAAAGTTTTGACCGTAGAAGACGCGGTGCGTAAGATGACTTCGCTGCCGGCGCAGGTGTTGGGGCTCAAGGATCGCGGTTTGTTGAGAGAAGGGTACTGGGCGGACGTTGTGTTGTTCGATCCCGATACTGTCGCCGATCGCGCCACCTATGACGAACCGAAGCAGTATCCGAAGGGAATTGATTATGTGCTGGTCAATGGCACAGTCGTCATAGAAAATGGCCATCACACCGGGGCGCGGCCGGGGCGGGCGATCTACGGACCGGGGCGTGTCGCGTAG
- the hrpB gene encoding ATP-dependent helicase HrpB, translating into MSKPDFTIYEIEQRLLEVVKAQKRLVLTAPTGSGKSTQVPQMLLDGGLLGDGQVAILQPRRLPTRLLATWVAQTRNVKLGGEVGYQMRLDNVASAATRICYVTEGVLLRRMLADPTLKGISAILFDEFHERHLYGDITLARALQIQAATRPDLVIVVMSATLEVASVEKYLQPCAVLSSAGRAFPVEVDYLANPAGDRPVWENAVRELQRLVREHPEGDALIFMPGAYEIARTVQAAQSALGPQFVVFPLHGELPPREQDAAVARYDKRKVVVATNVAETSLTIDGVRLVIDSGLARIPRFDPHRGINTLLIEKISRAAADQRAGRAGRTAPGRCLRLWTAHEQSGRAAQEISEVKRLDLAEVVLTLKASGVTDVRSFRWLEAPEPRALERAETLLNDLDAVDESSGEITALGRRMLAFPAHPRYARMLLAAREYGCVRQVALIAALTQGRDLLARRPNDETSEARDEIFAHEVESDFFVLMRAWRYAQRHDFNAERCRRVGINAQAARQVGPLFEQFLRVADEEGLDTKEKSAANDAVQRCILLGFPDQLAKRIDHGPRCALVHNRGGTLARESVVKAPLFVVSEVREVQSGASGERNLNVMLNLATAVKQEWLQELFPSHIEQTRAVALDPVTRRVVGRQETRFRDLVLEQKPGADPSVDDAAALLAGEIAAGRCQLEHWDDAVEDWILRVNRLREWMAELELPAIGAEDRCIMIEHVCHGAFSYGEVRNRPVLSVVKSWLSHQQQRWVDEYAPERIELPRGRKVKVDYSPDAPPTIAARIQDLYGIKDGIWIAQRRVPLRIQVLAPSNRPVQVTENLADFWRNTYPQLKNQLQRRYPKHEWR; encoded by the coding sequence ATGTCAAAGCCGGATTTTACCATCTACGAAATCGAGCAGCGCTTGCTCGAAGTTGTCAAAGCGCAAAAGCGCTTGGTGCTTACCGCGCCCACCGGGTCGGGCAAGTCGACGCAAGTGCCGCAGATGCTCCTCGACGGCGGTTTGTTGGGCGACGGTCAAGTCGCTATCCTGCAACCGCGCCGTTTGCCGACGCGACTGCTGGCCACTTGGGTGGCGCAAACGCGCAACGTCAAGCTGGGCGGCGAAGTGGGTTATCAGATGCGCTTGGACAACGTCGCATCGGCGGCGACGCGCATCTGCTATGTCACAGAAGGGGTGCTGTTGCGGCGCATGCTCGCCGATCCGACGTTGAAAGGGATCAGCGCAATTCTGTTCGACGAATTTCATGAGCGTCATCTTTATGGCGACATCACCCTGGCGCGGGCGCTGCAGATTCAGGCAGCGACGCGGCCCGATCTTGTCATCGTCGTGATGTCAGCGACGCTTGAGGTCGCGAGCGTCGAGAAATATTTGCAGCCTTGCGCGGTGCTGTCATCGGCGGGGCGCGCTTTCCCGGTCGAGGTGGACTATCTTGCCAACCCCGCCGGCGATCGGCCGGTTTGGGAAAATGCCGTTAGAGAATTGCAGCGCCTGGTGCGCGAACATCCCGAGGGCGATGCGCTGATTTTCATGCCCGGGGCTTACGAAATCGCCCGCACTGTGCAAGCGGCGCAGAGTGCATTAGGTCCCCAGTTCGTTGTCTTTCCGTTGCACGGCGAGTTGCCGCCACGAGAACAGGATGCGGCGGTGGCGCGCTACGATAAGCGCAAAGTCGTCGTTGCCACCAACGTCGCCGAAACTTCGCTCACCATCGACGGCGTGCGCTTGGTGATCGACAGCGGTTTGGCGCGCATACCGCGCTTCGATCCGCACCGCGGCATCAACACATTGCTCATCGAAAAAATCAGCCGCGCCGCTGCCGATCAGCGCGCCGGCCGCGCCGGCCGCACCGCGCCCGGTCGTTGCCTGCGTTTATGGACGGCCCATGAGCAGAGCGGCCGCGCGGCGCAGGAGATATCCGAAGTCAAACGGTTGGATCTTGCCGAGGTTGTTTTGACGCTCAAGGCGAGCGGCGTCACCGACGTTAGATCGTTTCGTTGGCTGGAAGCGCCCGAGCCACGGGCGCTGGAGCGCGCCGAGACGCTGCTGAACGATCTGGACGCAGTAGATGAAAGCAGCGGCGAGATCACCGCTCTCGGTCGCCGCATGCTCGCTTTTCCGGCCCATCCACGCTACGCGCGCATGCTGCTGGCGGCGCGAGAATACGGCTGCGTTCGTCAGGTGGCGTTGATTGCCGCATTGACGCAAGGCCGCGACTTGCTGGCGCGCCGACCGAACGATGAGACCAGCGAAGCCCGGGATGAAATTTTCGCGCACGAAGTAGAATCCGATTTTTTTGTCCTGATGCGCGCCTGGCGCTACGCCCAGCGGCATGACTTCAATGCCGAGCGCTGCCGACGCGTCGGCATCAATGCTCAAGCAGCGCGACAGGTCGGCCCGCTATTCGAGCAATTTCTCCGCGTCGCCGACGAGGAGGGCCTGGACACCAAAGAAAAATCCGCCGCCAATGACGCCGTGCAGCGCTGCATCTTGCTTGGCTTTCCCGATCAGTTGGCCAAGCGAATCGACCACGGCCCGCGCTGCGCTCTCGTGCACAACCGAGGTGGCACGCTGGCGCGCGAAAGCGTGGTTAAGGCTCCGCTCTTTGTCGTCTCGGAAGTACGCGAGGTGCAAAGTGGCGCCAGCGGCGAGCGCAATTTGAACGTCATGCTCAATCTCGCCACGGCGGTCAAGCAAGAATGGCTGCAGGAGCTGTTTCCCAGCCATATCGAACAAACGCGCGCGGTGGCGCTCGACCCTGTCACGCGCCGCGTGGTTGGCCGGCAAGAGACTCGTTTTCGCGATTTGGTGCTGGAGCAGAAGCCTGGCGCCGATCCCTCAGTGGATGACGCAGCGGCGTTGCTTGCCGGTGAAATTGCCGCGGGTCGCTGTCAATTGGAACATTGGGACGACGCGGTTGAAGACTGGATCTTGCGCGTCAATCGTTTGCGCGAGTGGATGGCGGAATTGGAGCTCCCCGCCATCGGCGCGGAAGATCGCTGCATCATGATCGAGCACGTCTGCCACGGCGCGTTCAGTTACGGCGAAGTCCGCAATCGCCCCGTGCTGTCGGTCGTGAAATCCTGGCTATCGCACCAACAGCAGCGTTGGGTCGACGAATACGCGCCCGAGCGCATCGAGCTGCCGCGCGGCCGCAAAGTCAAAGTCGACTATTCGCCGGATGCACCGCCAACCATCGCTGCGCGCATTCAAGATCTCTACGGCATCAAAGACGGAATCTGGATCGCCCAGCGCCGCGTGCCGCTGCGCATCCAAGTGCTGGCGCCGAGCAATCGCCCGGTGCAAGTGACCGAGAATCTTGCCGACTTCTGGCGCAACACCTACCCGCAATTAAAAAATCAACTGCAGCGCCGCTATCCCAAACACGAATGGCGTTAA
- a CDS encoding leucyl/phenylalanyl-tRNA--protein transferase — MPIYRLSREPIFPPADAADPTGLLAVGGDLSSERLLEAYRAGIFPWYSDDQPILWWSPDPRTVLNLDEFRLSRSLRKTINKNLFTVTFDRAFAEVIHACAQVARTTQSGTWITDEMQEAYVHLHGLGYAHSVETWVGDELAGGLYGVSLGKAFFGESMFHFKTDASKVALAALVQQLKEWEFHLIDAQMTTEHLLSLGAKEISRRVFLKRLTEALKHPTRRGRWRSA, encoded by the coding sequence ATGCCCATCTATCGACTCAGTCGAGAACCGATCTTTCCACCGGCGGATGCCGCTGATCCGACCGGTTTGCTCGCCGTCGGTGGCGACCTGTCGAGCGAGCGCTTACTCGAAGCTTATCGCGCGGGAATTTTTCCCTGGTATTCGGACGATCAACCAATCCTTTGGTGGTCGCCCGATCCGCGCACGGTGCTCAACCTCGACGAGTTTCGCCTGTCACGCAGCCTGCGCAAAACCATCAACAAAAATCTTTTTACCGTCACCTTCGACCGCGCCTTCGCCGAGGTCATCCATGCCTGCGCCCAGGTGGCGCGCACGACTCAAAGCGGCACCTGGATCACCGATGAAATGCAAGAAGCCTATGTGCATCTGCACGGTTTGGGCTATGCCCATTCAGTAGAAACCTGGGTCGGCGATGAATTGGCCGGCGGCCTCTACGGTGTCTCGCTGGGCAAAGCGTTCTTCGGCGAGTCGATGTTCCATTTCAAGACCGATGCATCCAAAGTCGCCCTGGCCGCCCTAGTGCAGCAATTGAAGGAATGGGAGTTTCATCTCATCGACGCGCAGATGACGACCGAGCATTTGCTGAGCTTAGGCGCGAAAGAGATTTCCCGACGGGTGTTTTTGAAGCGACTCACAGAGGCCCTAAAACATCCGACGCGGCGCGGCCGCTGGCGCAGCGCGTAG
- a CDS encoding amidohydrolase family protein, whose amino-acid sequence MDYDLLIKNGRVVDGSGLPSFVADVGIRDGKIVDVGRLNGTAKRTIDASGFVVSPGFIDHHTHMDGQILWDPFGTCEPQHGVTSIIMGNCGLALAPVKNGDEDAIVKSFVRVEAIPRVALEKGVPWGWKSYGEYLNKLEGNIGINVGGIVGHIAVRQFVMGEESTQRKATDSEVQKMRGAVGEAMRAGSFGLSTNRNERHMREDGLPVPSRLADDHELFALCEVVSQSNAGVIQMNMGRHCVEQIPQYDELARRVRRPIVWQSVQYKESEPELWQNMLSGIAKTFAEGYQAYGLTHTVPLMRHFSMKDAQIFDEFPVWKNLMFRPEPARKQAFADPATRQKMRDDMAEPRSVSYHRNWGRVFVEKAAKTENQKYVGKSVAEVAAARNQDSLDAFLDLSLEENLETMFETTNRGFNPEAMSTIMKSPYVVIGTSDAGAHVQFGADFGYCTTLLGMWVRDRQMIALEHAIHKLTFHVASIWGIEGRGLLRPGYHADVTIFDPKTIKACAPEWAEDYPAATKRFIQRSEGVHYTIVNGKVVFEDGKMRGEMAGDVLRSGAYQA is encoded by the coding sequence ATGGATTACGATTTACTGATTAAGAATGGGCGTGTGGTCGATGGTTCGGGGCTGCCGTCGTTTGTTGCCGACGTTGGCATTCGAGACGGCAAGATTGTCGATGTGGGGCGATTGAACGGCACGGCCAAGCGGACCATCGATGCGAGTGGTTTCGTCGTTTCTCCTGGTTTTATCGATCATCACACCCACATGGACGGGCAGATTCTCTGGGACCCGTTTGGCACCTGCGAGCCGCAGCATGGCGTGACTTCGATCATTATGGGCAACTGCGGTTTGGCGCTAGCGCCTGTAAAAAACGGCGATGAAGATGCCATCGTGAAAAGTTTCGTGCGCGTCGAAGCGATCCCGCGTGTCGCTCTAGAAAAAGGCGTGCCCTGGGGCTGGAAGAGCTATGGTGAATATTTAAACAAGCTCGAAGGCAACATCGGCATCAATGTCGGTGGCATCGTCGGCCACATCGCGGTGCGCCAGTTCGTCATGGGCGAGGAGTCCACGCAGCGCAAGGCAACGGATAGCGAAGTGCAGAAAATGCGCGGAGCGGTCGGCGAGGCGATGCGCGCCGGCTCGTTTGGCCTCTCGACCAATCGCAACGAGCGCCACATGCGCGAAGATGGCCTGCCGGTGCCGAGTCGGCTAGCCGATGATCACGAGCTGTTCGCGCTGTGCGAAGTCGTCAGCCAATCCAACGCCGGGGTGATTCAAATGAACATGGGTCGCCACTGCGTCGAGCAGATTCCACAATACGACGAGCTGGCCCGGCGCGTGCGCCGGCCGATCGTTTGGCAGAGCGTGCAGTACAAAGAGAGCGAGCCGGAGCTGTGGCAAAACATGCTGAGCGGCATCGCCAAGACTTTTGCCGAGGGTTACCAAGCCTATGGTTTGACCCACACCGTGCCGCTGATGCGCCACTTCAGCATGAAGGACGCGCAGATTTTTGACGAGTTCCCAGTCTGGAAAAATCTGATGTTCCGGCCCGAGCCGGCGCGCAAACAGGCGTTCGCCGACCCAGCCACGCGGCAGAAGATGCGCGACGACATGGCTGAGCCGCGCTCGGTATCATATCACCGCAACTGGGGCCGCGTGTTTGTCGAGAAAGCCGCCAAGACGGAAAATCAGAAATACGTCGGCAAGAGCGTTGCCGAAGTCGCCGCGGCGAGAAATCAAGATTCGCTCGACGCGTTCCTGGATTTGTCCTTGGAAGAAAATCTCGAAACCATGTTCGAGACGACCAACCGCGGCTTCAACCCCGAAGCGATGAGCACGATCATGAAGAGCCCCTACGTAGTCATCGGCACCTCCGACGCCGGGGCGCATGTGCAGTTTGGCGCCGATTTCGGCTACTGCACGACGCTGCTTGGCATGTGGGTGCGCGACCGCCAGATGATTGCGCTGGAACACGCCATTCACAAGCTGACGTTTCACGTCGCGTCGATCTGGGGCATCGAAGGGCGCGGCCTGCTGCGCCCGGGCTACCACGCCGATGTGACGATCTTCGATCCCAAGACGATCAAGGCCTGCGCGCCGGAGTGGGCGGAAGATTATCCCGCGGCAACCAAGCGCTTCATCCAGCGCTCCGAGGGCGTGCACTACACGATCGTCAATGGAAAAGTCGTTTTCGAAGACGGCAAAATGCGCGGTGAAATGGCTGGCGACGTGCTGCGCAGCGGCGCGTACCAAGCGTAA